The following are from one region of the Paenibacillus sp. JZ16 genome:
- a CDS encoding rhodanese-like domain-containing protein: MKCSDLRQAQKECPNLKVLDVRDVSDYMACPRKETINISLGRLPYVWEQELKPDDSVVIVTPKRSDGILAARKLKKAGFTSLFYLQEDCTACNSMQHVSLN, encoded by the coding sequence ATGAAGTGCAGTGATCTTCGACAGGCCCAGAAGGAATGTCCGAATCTGAAAGTGCTCGATGTACGTGATGTGTCCGATTATATGGCTTGTCCGCGGAAAGAGACGATTAACATCTCTCTCGGAAGGTTGCCTTATGTGTGGGAGCAGGAGCTGAAACCCGATGACTCCGTGGTCATTGTAACGCCCAAGCGTTCGGATGGAATCCTGGCTGCGCGCAAGCTGAAGAAGGCCGGCTTTACTTCGCTTTTTTATTTACAGGAGGATTGCACAGCTTGCAATTCCATGCAGCACGTTTCACTGAATTAA
- a CDS encoding antibiotic biosynthesis monooxygenase, with protein MLIETKTIIVKAGTSNLVVERFSKPGPIEEIEGFIDLNVLVKNAKRTDETEEVIVMIRWESKEAWKRWETSPAHIQGHRDNRGKPQPEHVISSSHGMYEVMATKGPRPVQQA; from the coding sequence ATGTTGATCGAGACGAAAACGATTATTGTTAAGGCAGGCACATCCAATCTGGTTGTAGAGCGTTTCAGCAAGCCCGGACCCATAGAAGAAATTGAAGGTTTCATTGATCTGAATGTCCTTGTCAAGAATGCAAAGCGTACCGACGAAACGGAAGAGGTTATCGTTATGATTCGCTGGGAATCCAAAGAGGCGTGGAAACGCTGGGAGACCAGTCCCGCGCATATTCAAGGACATCGTGATAACCGCGGCAAGCCGCAGCCTGAGCATGTGATCAGTTCCAGCCACGGCATGTATGAGGTTATGGCAACCAAAGGACCGAGACCTGTTCAACAGGCATAA
- a CDS encoding cell wall-binding repeat-containing protein, whose product MIAGWALALLTAGILAWSQTQSHSEPSIPSAVHSKELLKDVPVPWSATKNTIRLNTSDPVNAAVLTSKTLWQSTNEHSRPQTVILVDAAQWSIAAVSVDLTQLSEGPLLFVEKEGIPKETLEELRRLKPRGAEHNKGIEIITVGPISDQVMKELNGLEYKLDHIAAGEPEAAAAAIDEYASKVSGSVPTSVIVGSMDRPDYTLPAVSWIAHMPETMLYVGEKNVPEETAQALRKRKGKANIYIIGPEKVVSRAVEDELRQYGKVTRISGDDPFENAVHFAQFNDPVTGFGWGVQSSGYSLSFSTPDSPVLSIAAAPLSHMGKHAPLLFTERDGVPRSITKYVESIRRQSAASNGEAPYNHAWIIGDEQTLTKKLQGELDEILDMESGHN is encoded by the coding sequence ATGATCGCTGGCTGGGCTCTTGCCCTGTTAACGGCAGGCATCCTCGCATGGAGTCAGACTCAAAGTCATTCCGAACCCTCCATCCCCTCGGCTGTTCACAGCAAAGAGCTGCTGAAGGATGTCCCTGTACCATGGTCCGCTACGAAGAACACCATTCGATTGAATACATCCGATCCTGTAAATGCGGCCGTATTGACCTCCAAGACGCTGTGGCAGTCCACGAATGAGCACAGTCGTCCGCAGACGGTGATTCTGGTGGATGCGGCTCAATGGTCCATAGCGGCTGTGAGCGTCGATCTGACGCAGCTTAGCGAAGGGCCGCTGCTGTTTGTGGAAAAAGAGGGGATTCCCAAGGAAACGCTGGAAGAGCTGCGGCGGTTGAAGCCAAGGGGAGCGGAGCATAACAAGGGCATTGAGATTATCACCGTCGGACCAATCTCGGATCAGGTGATGAAGGAGCTGAACGGGCTTGAATACAAGCTTGATCACATTGCTGCCGGGGAACCTGAAGCAGCCGCAGCCGCGATTGATGAATATGCTTCTAAGGTATCCGGATCTGTACCCACCTCGGTTATTGTCGGATCGATGGACCGTCCGGATTATACGCTCCCAGCGGTGAGCTGGATTGCCCATATGCCGGAAACAATGCTGTATGTTGGCGAGAAGAATGTCCCTGAAGAAACGGCACAGGCGCTTCGTAAGCGGAAAGGGAAAGCGAATATCTATATCATCGGTCCGGAAAAGGTGGTATCCCGGGCAGTAGAGGACGAGCTGCGGCAATATGGTAAGGTGACGCGAATATCCGGGGATGACCCATTCGAGAATGCCGTTCATTTCGCGCAGTTTAATGATCCCGTAACAGGCTTCGGTTGGGGCGTTCAATCGTCGGGATACAGTCTCTCGTTCTCGACGCCAGATTCGCCCGTATTGTCCATTGCAGCCGCTCCATTGTCCCATATGGGTAAGCATGCCCCTTTATTGTTTACGGAGCGAGACGGGGTGCCACGCTCCATTACGAAGTATGTTGAATCGATCCGCCGTCAAAGTGCTGCGTCCAATGGGGAGGCTCCGTACAATCACGCCTGGATCATTGGTGACGAACAGACTCTGACCAAGAAGCTTCAGGGCGAGCTTGATGAGATTTTGGATATGGAGTCTGGACATAACTAA
- the qoxD gene encoding cytochrome aa3 quinol oxidase subunit IV: MIKQLFPIKHVAGYISSLVLSAVALVVLLDMPAASKMAVLLVTAILQAAVQLMLFMHVGESDDKKSVYINIAFALFVGLVTIFGTLFIFVWGWYA; this comes from the coding sequence ATGATAAAACAGCTGTTTCCAATTAAGCATGTAGCGGGTTATATATCGTCTCTCGTCCTTTCAGCAGTTGCACTCGTCGTTCTGCTGGATATGCCGGCAGCTTCGAAAATGGCCGTTCTGCTGGTGACCGCTATCCTGCAGGCAGCCGTTCAGCTCATGCTGTTCATGCACGTCGGGGAAAGTGATGACAAAAAATCCGTTTACATCAACATTGCCTTCGCTCTGTTCGTTGGCCTTGTCACGATTTTCGGAACGCTGTTCATCTTCGTATGGGGCTGGTATGCTTAA
- the qoxC gene encoding cytochrome aa3 quinol oxidase subunit III: protein MKIDATQPLEYGTEENRNRIFGFWLFLGAEIALFATLFTVYFVLVNRFASGPSGAEIFEITPVLLETFLLLTSSFTIGLAVHAMRLGLKKQMMIFMVITLLLGAGFLGIEIFEFFTYVHEGVTLSTSAFSSSLFTLLGTHGAHVTFGLLWGAAILIQLKKHGLDHSTANKSFIFSLYWHFLDVVWIFIFSFVYLKGLM from the coding sequence ATGAAAATAGATGCCACTCAGCCGCTGGAATATGGAACAGAGGAAAACCGTAATCGAATATTTGGCTTCTGGCTGTTCCTCGGAGCTGAAATTGCGCTCTTTGCCACCTTGTTTACCGTCTACTTCGTTCTCGTGAACCGCTTTGCCAGCGGTCCGAGCGGAGCGGAAATCTTTGAAATTACGCCGGTCCTGCTTGAAACGTTCCTGCTCTTAACGAGCAGTTTCACCATCGGTTTGGCTGTTCATGCGATGCGTCTGGGACTGAAAAAGCAGATGATGATCTTCATGGTCATCACCCTGCTGCTGGGTGCGGGATTCCTCGGAATCGAGATCTTCGAATTCTTCACCTATGTGCATGAAGGAGTAACGCTCTCAACCAGCGCCTTCTCCTCCAGCTTGTTCACATTGCTTGGCACGCATGGAGCTCACGTTACCTTCGGTCTCCTGTGGGGAGCTGCCATTCTGATTCAACTTAAAAAGCATGGACTGGATCATTCCACAGCCAACAAGTCCTTCATCTTCTCGCTCTATTGGCACTTCCTGGACGTTGTGTGGATCTTCATTTTCAGCTTTGTATACTTGAAAGGACTGATGTGA
- the qoxB gene encoding cytochrome aa3 quinol oxidase subunit I, translating into MKWDEFFVTGDPLIYGAMVSIVLVSLAILFGLTYYKKWGYMWREWLTTVDHKRIGVMYIICALIMLFRGGVDAIMMRAQTAAPEMKFLTGQHYNEVFTTHGVIMILFMAMPFIFGLMNVIVPLQIGARDVAFPKLNAISFWLFFAGAMLFNISFVIGGSPDAGWSAYFPLASIEFSPTVGNNYYSLSLQISGIGTLLTGLNFIVTILKMRAPGMTLMRMPMFTWSVLITCVIIIFAFPVLTIALLLMMFDRIFGSQFFTMANGGMDMLWANLFWVWGHPEVYIVILPAFGIFSEIISAFSKKNLYGYSSMVLSMAIISGLSFLVWAHHFYTMGQGAMVNGFFSITTMAIAVPTGIKIFNWLFTLRKGRISFTTPMLYSLAFIPIFTIGGVTGVMLAMASADYQYHNTMFLVAHFHYVLIPGAVFAVIAGFHYWFPKVFGFRLNEKLGKIAFWFIAISFNVTFFPMFFLGLMGMTRRTYTYSAETGFGPLNMLSMVGAIGLAIGFIILVYNIYWSTRYEPRDKTGDPWDARALEWSTPSPVPVYNFAVTPKVKGRDAFWFSKKNNEPLSDEKITKIHMPSNTGKPFILGIAFFFLGFFLVFSWWIPSIVAGIAVLIILATMSFDRDHGYYIPVEEIVQTEQKLRGDTV; encoded by the coding sequence ATGAAATGGGACGAATTTTTCGTTACCGGTGATCCGTTAATTTACGGCGCCATGGTGAGTATCGTGCTCGTCTCGCTCGCAATCCTCTTCGGTTTGACCTATTACAAGAAGTGGGGTTACATGTGGCGGGAATGGCTGACGACCGTGGATCACAAAAGAATTGGTGTCATGTACATCATCTGTGCATTGATCATGCTGTTCCGCGGAGGCGTGGACGCGATCATGATGCGTGCGCAAACCGCCGCACCGGAGATGAAGTTTCTGACCGGTCAGCATTATAATGAAGTATTCACGACTCACGGGGTCATCATGATCCTCTTTATGGCCATGCCGTTTATTTTCGGTCTGATGAACGTCATCGTTCCGCTCCAGATCGGCGCCCGTGACGTAGCATTCCCTAAACTGAACGCAATCAGCTTCTGGTTGTTCTTTGCCGGCGCGATGCTGTTCAACATTTCCTTCGTTATCGGAGGTTCGCCGGATGCCGGCTGGTCCGCTTACTTCCCGCTGGCCAGTATCGAATTCAGTCCGACGGTCGGCAATAACTACTACTCTCTGTCGCTTCAAATCTCAGGGATTGGTACGTTGCTGACAGGTCTTAACTTTATCGTAACGATACTGAAGATGCGTGCTCCGGGCATGACCTTGATGCGCATGCCGATGTTTACGTGGTCTGTATTGATCACTTGTGTCATCATTATCTTTGCTTTCCCTGTACTTACGATTGCGCTCCTGCTTATGATGTTCGACCGCATCTTTGGTTCCCAATTCTTCACGATGGCGAACGGCGGTATGGATATGCTATGGGCCAACCTGTTCTGGGTATGGGGTCATCCTGAGGTGTATATCGTTATTCTGCCGGCATTCGGTATTTTCAGTGAGATTATCTCGGCCTTCTCCAAAAAGAACTTGTACGGTTATAGCTCCATGGTATTAAGCATGGCGATTATTTCCGGATTGTCCTTCCTGGTATGGGCCCACCATTTCTACACGATGGGTCAAGGGGCCATGGTCAACGGTTTCTTCTCCATCACAACGATGGCGATCGCCGTACCGACCGGGATCAAAATATTTAACTGGCTCTTTACGCTTCGCAAGGGTCGAATCAGCTTTACGACGCCGATGCTCTACTCGCTTGCCTTTATCCCGATCTTCACGATCGGCGGCGTAACCGGCGTTATGCTGGCGATGGCCAGTGCCGACTATCAGTATCACAATACGATGTTCCTGGTTGCCCACTTCCACTATGTGCTCATTCCAGGCGCGGTATTCGCCGTCATTGCCGGTTTCCATTACTGGTTCCCTAAAGTGTTCGGCTTCCGTCTGAACGAAAAGCTGGGCAAAATCGCATTCTGGTTCATTGCCATCTCATTTAATGTAACGTTCTTCCCGATGTTCTTCCTGGGATTGATGGGGATGACCCGTCGTACGTACACCTATTCGGCCGAAACCGGCTTTGGCCCGCTGAATATGCTGTCGATGGTCGGCGCAATTGGACTGGCGATCGGATTCATCATTCTGGTATACAACATCTACTGGAGTACACGTTACGAGCCGCGCGACAAAACAGGAGATCCATGGGATGCACGCGCACTGGAATGGTCAACGCCAAGTCCGGTTCCTGTATACAACTTTGCGGTAACACCGAAAGTCAAGGGCCGCGATGCCTTCTGGTTCTCGAAGAAAAACAACGAGCCGCTTTCGGATGAGAAAATCACGAAGATTCATATGCCAAGCAACACCGGTAAACCGTTTATACTGGGTATCGCCTTCTTCTTCCTTGGCTTCTTCCTGGTATTCAGCTGGTGGATTCCATCCATCGTTGCGGGTATCGCGGTATTGATTATTTTGGCAACCATGTCCTTCGACCGTGATCACGGATACTACATTCCGGTTGAAGAGATTGTTCAAACCGAACAGAAACTGCGGGGTGATACGGTATGA
- the qoxA gene encoding cytochrome aa3 quinol oxidase subunit II translates to MNKRGPLFALLLCFTLLLSGCSLLTVLDPKGPAARTLSDTIIFSILMMVGILAVVYALYIYMLTKYRAKKSNEGYEPPHEEGNKWLEILWTAIPILIVAVLSVVTVKTTVAVENVPEGYENQEPLVIYASSSNWKWHFSYPEEGIETVNYVNIPTNRPIEFRLYSFGPITSFWIPQLHGQKYAMSDMITKLNMVADVPGSMMGRNANFNGEGFAHMEFEALAMTSAEYDEWVKDVKDTAPELKEDEFKKLLDTAHVGRMTFSNTHLEFSPPPSEDHHHGGDVNGNEEHQDHKDVHPDPATTEETEFDSETNVDPNEPLPNFPAEESPNHQHEGH, encoded by the coding sequence ATGAACAAAAGAGGGCCGTTATTTGCATTGTTATTATGCTTTACCTTGCTCTTATCGGGATGCAGCTTGCTCACGGTATTAGATCCGAAAGGACCGGCTGCCAGAACCCTATCCGATACAATCATATTCTCCATTCTCATGATGGTCGGAATTCTAGCGGTAGTTTACGCGCTCTATATCTACATGCTTACCAAATATCGAGCCAAGAAATCCAACGAAGGTTACGAGCCGCCTCATGAAGAGGGCAACAAATGGCTGGAAATTCTGTGGACCGCCATTCCGATTCTGATCGTTGCCGTGCTCTCGGTCGTAACGGTCAAAACGACGGTGGCCGTCGAGAATGTGCCTGAAGGCTACGAGAACCAAGAGCCTCTGGTTATTTACGCTTCCTCCTCGAACTGGAAATGGCACTTCAGTTATCCGGAAGAAGGAATCGAGACTGTCAATTACGTGAACATTCCGACCAATCGTCCAATCGAGTTCAGACTGTATTCATTCGGTCCGATCACAAGCTTCTGGATTCCTCAGCTTCACGGACAGAAGTACGCGATGAGCGACATGATCACCAAGCTGAACATGGTTGCCGACGTGCCGGGTTCGATGATGGGCCGTAACGCGAACTTCAACGGCGAAGGCTTTGCCCATATGGAGTTCGAAGCTCTTGCCATGACCTCTGCCGAGTACGATGAGTGGGTTAAAGATGTAAAGGACACCGCGCCTGAACTGAAGGAAGATGAGTTCAAGAAGCTTCTGGATACCGCGCATGTCGGTCGGATGACTTTCTCCAATACGCATCTGGAATTCAGTCCGCCGCCATCCGAAGATCATCACCATGGCGGCGATGTCAACGGCAATGAGGAGCATCAGGACCATAAAGACGTCCACCCGGATCCTGCAACAACGGAAGAAACGGAATTTGACAGCGAAACGAACGTGGATCCGAACGAACCGCTGCCGAACTTCCCGGCTGAAGAAAGCCCAAATCATCAACATGAAGGACATTAA
- a CDS encoding sensor histidine kinase gives MAFFLAPLFRARPAMLFVTLLVASVFSVISLWPTNTTATNPYILLVYSILAGKAVYRLPFVHAACIGLVLAAGAMVPGLFGYPEFPWFFLVLYSVMLAMGLALFRTVFSRNEESRVRYETLLSEYRNLKRRLITDEQHARQEERAQVGRDIHDSVGHKLTALLMQLEMHRMQADGETAEVLKGLKALAKESLEETRNAVKSMKQQETSGLPAIIGLLRRLESESFMRVTLTARHGALTVPLNNIQSIAVYRAVQEAMTNAMKHGSMREVYIIFEAPGGGIFRFEVSNPYHRKRDIHREGYGLKAMRERMEEAGGELQISQYDNQFIVRGTLFMSKLIEEGVR, from the coding sequence ATGGCCTTTTTTTTGGCGCCATTATTCCGTGCCAGACCTGCAATGCTATTTGTCACACTGCTCGTAGCGTCGGTATTTTCCGTTATCTCCTTATGGCCGACCAATACGACTGCAACGAACCCGTACATTCTGCTGGTTTATTCCATCCTGGCGGGAAAAGCCGTGTATCGGCTCCCGTTCGTTCATGCTGCCTGCATTGGTCTTGTTCTGGCTGCAGGTGCCATGGTGCCGGGTTTGTTCGGATACCCCGAGTTTCCGTGGTTCTTCCTCGTTTTATACTCGGTTATGCTCGCGATGGGGCTGGCCTTATTTCGCACCGTCTTCTCCCGTAATGAAGAGTCAAGAGTGCGATATGAAACGCTGCTCAGTGAGTATCGTAATTTGAAACGTCGCCTGATTACCGATGAGCAGCATGCCAGGCAAGAGGAGCGGGCTCAAGTGGGTCGCGATATCCATGACTCCGTCGGGCATAAATTAACGGCACTGCTCATGCAGCTTGAGATGCACCGGATGCAGGCAGACGGGGAAACCGCCGAGGTTCTGAAGGGGCTTAAAGCCCTTGCCAAGGAAAGTCTGGAGGAGACCAGGAATGCGGTGAAATCCATGAAGCAGCAGGAGACCAGCGGATTGCCCGCGATCATTGGGCTTCTCCGGCGGTTGGAATCCGAGAGCTTTATGCGCGTAACGCTAACGGCGCGGCATGGAGCCCTAACCGTACCTTTAAACAATATCCAATCCATTGCGGTATACCGTGCGGTTCAGGAAGCCATGACCAATGCGATGAAGCATGGGAGCATGCGAGAAGTGTATATCATTTTTGAAGCGCCGGGAGGCGGCATTTTCCGTTTTGAGGTAAGCAATCCGTATCACCGGAAACGCGATATACACCGGGAGGGCTATGGTTTAAAAGCGATGCGAGAGCGAATGGAAGAGGCTGGGGGCGAGCTTCAAATCTCCCAGTACGACAACCAATTTATCGTTCGCGGAACGTTATTCATGTCCAAGTTAATAGAGGAGGGAGTCCGCTGA
- a CDS encoding response regulator → MIRILLAEDQAMVRQGLKMMIESDSDMLVAGEAGNGKEAVALCESHTFDVVVLDIRMPEMNGLEAARIIRSRWPKTKVLMLTTFNDDQYAVEALKSGASGYMLKEAEPEALIRSIRSCLSGGLSLQEDVAAKVIPKLLGDKKAPVVDASITPRELSIMRLVGEGRSNREIADELGLSIGTIKNHVSQIMDKLDLRDRTQLAIYAIRHNVV, encoded by the coding sequence CTGATACGTATATTATTGGCAGAGGATCAGGCCATGGTTCGTCAAGGTCTGAAGATGATGATCGAAAGCGATTCGGATATGCTGGTTGCCGGTGAAGCAGGTAACGGCAAAGAGGCTGTGGCTTTATGCGAAAGCCATACCTTTGATGTCGTCGTACTCGATATCCGAATGCCGGAGATGAACGGTTTGGAGGCTGCCCGCATCATACGTTCACGCTGGCCGAAGACAAAAGTGCTGATGCTGACGACGTTTAACGACGATCAGTATGCGGTCGAGGCGCTAAAGAGCGGGGCAAGCGGATACATGCTGAAGGAGGCGGAGCCGGAGGCTTTGATCCGCTCGATTCGAAGCTGCTTGAGCGGTGGATTGTCGCTCCAGGAGGATGTGGCGGCCAAGGTGATCCCCAAACTGCTGGGAGATAAGAAAGCACCCGTCGTTGATGCTTCGATTACCCCGCGGGAGCTGTCCATCATGCGTCTGGTAGGGGAAGGGCGCAGCAACCGCGAAATCGCAGACGAGCTGGGTTTGTCAATCGGAACGATCAAGAATCACGTCAGCCAGATTATGGACAAACTTGATCTAAGAGACCGGACACAGCTGGCGATTTATGCTATACGGCACAATGTGGTTTGA
- a CDS encoding ABC transporter ATP-binding protein: protein MLETVELRKVFKGKIAVEEVSLYLDRGESVGLIGPNGAGKSTTISMISSLLKPTGGDVRLNGKSVLKHPQDIRTVLGVVPQEIALYEELTSYENLKFFGRVYGLNGKELEIKIQELLETVGLRDRQKELIRTYSGGMKRRINIAAALLHDPQIVIMDEPTVGIDPQSRNHILETVRRLNRDKGTTVLYTSHYMEEVEQLCSRMYIMDHGRIIASGTKEELQHILSGEDTLIIQLNRPNPELAEELRSLESVRQVEETDHGLKLIVMKNSYILSGIVQAAERHEVQIQNIHIQSPSLEDVFLHLTGRKLRD, encoded by the coding sequence ATGCTGGAAACCGTAGAACTTCGAAAAGTGTTTAAGGGCAAGATTGCTGTGGAGGAAGTCAGCCTGTATCTGGACCGGGGAGAATCCGTCGGATTGATCGGTCCGAACGGCGCCGGGAAATCGACAACAATCTCCATGATATCATCCTTGCTGAAACCGACGGGCGGCGATGTGCGCCTGAACGGCAAAAGCGTGCTCAAGCATCCGCAGGACATTCGCACCGTATTAGGCGTGGTGCCTCAGGAAATTGCCTTGTATGAGGAATTGACCTCGTATGAAAACCTTAAATTTTTTGGGCGCGTATATGGATTGAACGGAAAGGAACTGGAGATCAAAATTCAGGAGCTGCTTGAGACGGTCGGTCTTCGGGATCGCCAGAAGGAGTTAATTCGAACCTATTCCGGGGGCATGAAGAGAAGGATCAATATTGCAGCTGCTCTGTTGCATGATCCGCAAATCGTCATCATGGATGAACCGACCGTGGGCATTGATCCGCAATCCCGCAATCATATTCTTGAAACGGTCCGGCGATTAAACCGGGACAAAGGGACAACGGTACTGTACACAAGCCATTACATGGAAGAGGTGGAGCAGCTGTGCAGCCGGATGTACATCATGGATCACGGGCGGATTATCGCTTCGGGTACTAAGGAGGAGCTGCAGCACATCTTGTCCGGTGAGGATACGCTGATCATCCAGCTGAATCGCCCGAATCCGGAGCTGGCCGAGGAGCTTCGCTCCTTAGAAAGCGTCAGGCAGGTTGAGGAGACGGATCATGGGCTGAAGCTCATTGTCATGAAGAACAGTTACATTCTGTCCGGTATTGTGCAGGCTGCCGAACGCCATGAGGTGCAGATTCAGAATATTCATATCCAGTCGCCAAGTCTCGAGGATGTATTTCTTCATTTGACCGGCCGCAAGCTTCGGGATTGA
- a CDS encoding ABC transporter permease, whose product MGVFFKKDFLVYWRDRKEMLIALFMPLVLILILGFALPNWVENSNESLEMRVALVVKDRHEEGVHAFQESLKSLSISTEEKNELSKAAANFQPEALLMNMFGSEDVEEFLQVAALDDQTAQVQLKEEKVEAVLTVPEGYTLAALNRLLLHEGDGAVLTLTALENSMKVNVLQNMLDGFLGAVNYQAALDSGMEEQESKGEGELALANSPVGGLEQIEGVDMITSFQYYALAVSIFFALSVSTTTASKSITEKREMVFMRLLLAGTHPFRYLSGKVGSTFCMSLLQSAVLLIVSHFLFQLFPGKSLIFWIGLTFIIFMMCLTVAALSAFYTAMLFRMKDTDVATGISFILLLVLGVIGGNLVPIYILPDWLMSIGSVTPNGLALMSMIQWIQGSPFQELWLPILYQGVFFIVILAASLWIFPRRGRI is encoded by the coding sequence TTGGGCGTATTTTTCAAAAAAGACTTTCTCGTCTATTGGAGAGACCGGAAAGAGATGCTGATTGCTTTGTTTATGCCATTAGTGTTAATCCTAATTCTTGGATTTGCCTTGCCGAATTGGGTAGAGAATTCGAATGAATCCCTTGAGATGAGAGTTGCATTGGTCGTGAAGGACCGGCATGAAGAGGGAGTCCATGCCTTTCAGGAAAGTCTAAAGAGTTTGTCAATCAGCACGGAAGAGAAGAACGAATTGAGTAAGGCAGCTGCGAATTTCCAACCGGAAGCCTTATTAATGAATATGTTCGGCAGCGAAGATGTGGAGGAATTTCTTCAAGTTGCTGCTTTGGATGACCAGACTGCCCAGGTACAGCTGAAGGAAGAGAAGGTGGAGGCCGTCCTAACAGTTCCTGAGGGGTATACGCTGGCTGCGCTTAACAGGCTGCTCCTGCATGAGGGGGACGGTGCGGTGCTGACTTTGACGGCGCTAGAGAATTCAATGAAAGTGAATGTTCTGCAAAATATGCTGGATGGATTTTTGGGTGCCGTTAATTATCAAGCTGCGCTGGACAGCGGAATGGAAGAACAGGAAAGCAAGGGTGAGGGCGAGCTTGCGCTGGCGAACAGTCCTGTCGGGGGATTGGAACAAATTGAAGGTGTGGACATGATCACCTCGTTCCAATATTACGCCCTGGCGGTCAGTATATTCTTTGCGCTGTCCGTTTCCACAACGACGGCGTCCAAATCGATCACAGAAAAGCGAGAGATGGTGTTTATGCGTCTGCTTCTTGCCGGAACCCATCCATTTCGCTACTTGTCCGGTAAGGTTGGGTCGACCTTCTGCATGTCTCTGCTGCAATCTGCGGTCCTGCTGATCGTCTCGCATTTTCTGTTTCAGCTTTTTCCGGGGAAATCCCTGATCTTCTGGATCGGTTTGACCTTCATTATCTTCATGATGTGTCTAACGGTTGCGGCGTTATCTGCGTTTTATACGGCCATGCTCTTCCGAATGAAGGACACGGATGTCGCAACCGGCATTTCATTCATACTGCTTCTCGTGCTTGGCGTTATCGGAGGGAATCTGGTGCCGATCTATATTTTGCCGGATTGGCTGATGAGCATTGGCAGCGTAACCCCCAACGGCTTGGCTTTAATGTCCATGATTCAGTGGATACAGGGTAGTCCGTTTCAAGAACTATGGCTGCCGATCCTGTACCAAGGGGTGTTCTTCATCGTTATTCTAGCTGCGAGTTTATGGATTTTTCCACGAAGGGGGCGGATCTGA